A part of Paenibacillus sp. IHBB 10380 genomic DNA contains:
- a CDS encoding nitroreductase family protein, translating into MNSIKTNDFTEIITGRRSIRVYDPSVKISREEMTEILTEATLAPSSINLQPWRFVVIESPEAKAILAPLARFNQTQVETSSAVIAVFGDLNNFDKAEEILGKSVELGYMPLEVKEMQLSRYAAHFSALDPQVNKETVLIDGALVSMQLMLVARAHGYDTNPIAGYEKDQIAEAFGLDKDRHVPVMLISIGKAANSGYNSVRLPIDTIAQWK; encoded by the coding sequence ATGAATTCCATCAAAACAAATGATTTTACAGAAATTATTACAGGACGTCGTTCAATCCGAGTTTATGATCCATCCGTCAAAATTAGTCGTGAAGAGATGACTGAAATACTTACAGAAGCTACCCTTGCTCCCTCTTCAATTAACTTACAGCCATGGCGCTTTGTTGTTATTGAGAGTCCTGAGGCAAAAGCGATCCTTGCGCCGCTAGCACGATTCAATCAAACGCAAGTTGAGACATCTTCAGCAGTTATCGCTGTCTTTGGTGATCTAAACAATTTCGACAAAGCCGAGGAAATATTGGGTAAATCCGTTGAGCTTGGTTATATGCCTCTAGAGGTAAAAGAGATGCAACTTTCAAGATATGCAGCTCATTTCTCAGCACTTGATCCTCAAGTTAACAAAGAGACCGTCCTCATTGATGGGGCTCTTGTATCTATGCAACTCATGCTCGTAGCTCGCGCTCATGGATACGATACAAATCCAATCGCTGGCTATGAGAAAGATCAGATTGCAGAGGCATTCGGATTAGATAAAGATCGCCACGTTCCTGTTATGCTTATATCCATAGGTAAAGCAGCAAACAGCGGTTATAACTCTGTACGTCTACCTATCGATACAATTGCTCAATGGAAGTAA
- a CDS encoding MarR family winged helix-turn-helix transcriptional regulator encodes MTPSLSEEAHIFDQLQSLNKQISTKFERCAGISPSRLQILNQLYQVDEISQTTLQKEVKIDNAAVTRHIKQLEVAGMVSRRNNPNDNRVTLVTLTNHGRQEIIAYKNEKQQFITQLLKDFKDHERSALSEMLNRMINHISHF; translated from the coding sequence TTGACCCCATCATTATCTGAGGAAGCTCATATTTTTGACCAATTGCAGTCTCTTAATAAACAGATTAGTACTAAGTTTGAACGTTGTGCAGGTATTAGTCCATCACGATTGCAGATCTTAAATCAGCTATATCAAGTAGATGAAATTAGTCAAACCACACTCCAAAAAGAAGTGAAAATTGACAATGCAGCAGTCACTCGGCACATAAAACAACTTGAAGTAGCGGGTATGGTATCAAGGCGTAACAATCCCAATGATAATCGAGTCACACTCGTGACACTCACGAATCATGGACGGCAAGAAATCATCGCCTATAAGAATGAGAAGCAACAATTTATTACGCAATTGCTTAAAGACTTCAAGGACCACGAGCGCAGTGCGCTGTCCGAGATGCTCAACCGGATGATCAACCATATTAGCCATTTTTAA
- a CDS encoding glycoside hydrolase family 25 protein — protein sequence MQVRSSSNARGIDVSHWQGVINWQQVRAEGHVFAFIKASEGKSVKDKKFIANVQGATMAGLLVGAYHFSRAASPADVKAEVDYFLTVTDPVEDSMKLPFVLDIETNEAGSRTNTVKTVRAWVDYFKQRTGIFPMIYTFPNFIDTSLDDSSFRDIKLWYAYYNKDSSPNDRGGWKEWEFLQYSSSGTVKGISGNVDMNEYKGSEAQLRAAYDPKTTIPSEPPEVEPKPPQWKETGKQWLVDQLGISEDWKSTDTLDVGTLGTILARYANKFGK from the coding sequence ATGCAGGTGAGAAGTAGCTCGAATGCACGAGGAATTGATGTATCTCATTGGCAGGGCGTCATCAATTGGCAGCAGGTTCGAGCCGAGGGGCACGTATTTGCTTTCATTAAAGCTAGCGAGGGTAAATCTGTTAAAGATAAGAAATTCATCGCGAATGTACAAGGCGCTACGATGGCAGGATTGTTAGTAGGCGCTTATCATTTCTCTCGTGCCGCAAGTCCGGCAGATGTGAAAGCTGAGGTGGATTACTTTTTAACAGTGACTGATCCTGTTGAAGATAGCATGAAATTACCGTTTGTCCTCGATATTGAAACGAATGAAGCTGGAAGTCGAACCAATACGGTGAAGACTGTGAGAGCGTGGGTTGACTATTTCAAACAGCGTACGGGGATATTTCCGATGATATATACGTTTCCAAATTTTATAGATACTTCGTTGGATGACTCTTCGTTCCGAGATATCAAGTTGTGGTATGCGTACTACAACAAAGATAGTAGTCCGAACGATCGTGGAGGATGGAAGGAATGGGAGTTTCTTCAGTATTCAAGTTCAGGTACAGTGAAGGGGATCTCAGGTAACGTTGATATGAATGAATATAAAGGTTCAGAGGCGCAACTAAGAGCAGCATATGATCCGAAGACTACGATTCCTTCAGAACCGCCTGAAGTAGAACCCAAACCGCCTCAATGGAAAGAAACGGGTAAGCAATGGCTAGTTGATCAATTAGGAATCAGTGAGGATTGGAAAAGCACGGATACGTTAGATGTAGGTACACTAGGAACCATTCTGGCTAGGTATGCGAATAAATTTGGTAAGTAG
- a CDS encoding squalene/phytoene synthase family protein, producing MQRNTALLKDAKKALAETSRTFIIPISHLGPGLQEAVISGYLSMRAIDEIEDHPTMTKETKIHLLQSVSSLLNTSYTDEEFSILFEPYMKDLPAVSIRLADWIKLAPPQTKSLICQYTSTMAQGMAEWVMKNWDIKNKEDLDDYTYYVAGLVGIMLSDLWDLYGESNISKDKSVAFGRGLQLVNIISNRVEDMERGVNFHPPGWSFDEMMSYARQNLKDAESYTNRIKLDPIYNFCKIPLALANGTLDAIEAGKTKLNRVSVLKIVSGAVR from the coding sequence GTGCAACGGAATACAGCACTATTAAAAGATGCAAAAAAGGCACTAGCAGAGACTAGCAGAACTTTTATTATTCCAATTAGTCATCTAGGCCCAGGATTGCAGGAAGCCGTTATATCGGGGTATTTAAGCATGAGAGCCATAGATGAAATTGAAGATCATCCGACGATGACCAAAGAGACCAAAATTCATCTGTTACAATCGGTGTCCTCATTACTAAACACATCCTACACAGATGAGGAGTTTAGTATTTTATTTGAACCCTATATGAAGGACTTACCTGCAGTTAGTATTCGCCTAGCGGACTGGATTAAGCTTGCACCTCCACAGACCAAGTCACTAATCTGTCAGTACACCTCTACGATGGCACAAGGAATGGCCGAGTGGGTTATGAAGAATTGGGACATTAAAAATAAAGAAGATCTGGACGACTATACCTATTACGTAGCTGGTTTAGTTGGAATTATGCTCTCTGATCTGTGGGATCTCTATGGAGAGTCTAATATAAGTAAAGATAAGAGTGTTGCTTTCGGACGAGGTCTACAGCTTGTTAATATTATTAGCAATCGTGTGGAGGACATGGAGCGAGGTGTCAATTTCCATCCGCCAGGCTGGAGTTTTGATGAGATGATGTCCTATGCTCGTCAGAATTTGAAGGATGCGGAGAGTTATACCAACCGTATAAAGCTTGATCCCATCTATAATTTCTGCAAAATACCACTTGCCCTTGCGAATGGAACACTTGACGCTATTGAAGCTGGAAAGACGAAGCTTAATCGTGTCTCCGTACTCAAGATTGTGAGTGGGGCAGTCAGATAA
- a CDS encoding polysaccharide deacetylase family protein codes for MMNRKAVITLGCIIIFATYFLWSQGTYTYHPLVREHGHNQSRPAKLLTQGPFSTMPTPNRIYYKNNVAVLMYHDVSPNPTDEKSIDVNVFEHQIQLMRDNGFKWITMDQYVNFVVHHEPVPDNAVLMTFDDGYETFYQHVYPILNKYSIPATNFLIVSTIDNPKHVGIPKLSWEQIRQMHTSGIDFYNHTFDSHGYAPIAIEGKTKLRPALMGPLNDKKHNHIESEGDFKQRVHHDLAEAGNILREKLGNVNDVLAFPYGGYTDSLLSVSRELGIQVTFTVKKGINGPGQQNGYRVNAGGMYNIPEILIQYLKEGASSRGSSKIAHSGSVLDNSSIKDG; via the coding sequence ATGATGAATAGAAAGGCAGTAATAACTTTAGGGTGCATCATTATATTTGCAACCTACTTCTTATGGAGTCAAGGTACTTATACATATCATCCCCTCGTACGAGAGCATGGTCATAATCAATCTAGACCCGCAAAATTGTTAACTCAAGGTCCATTCTCAACAATGCCAACGCCAAATCGTATATATTATAAGAATAATGTCGCTGTACTGATGTATCATGATGTTTCTCCCAACCCTACAGATGAGAAAAGTATAGATGTGAACGTATTTGAACATCAAATACAATTGATGAGGGATAACGGATTTAAATGGATCACGATGGACCAGTATGTAAATTTTGTAGTTCATCACGAGCCTGTCCCTGATAATGCAGTGCTGATGACTTTCGATGACGGATATGAAACGTTTTATCAGCACGTATATCCAATATTAAATAAGTATAGTATCCCTGCAACAAATTTCTTGATCGTGTCTACGATAGATAATCCAAAGCATGTAGGGATTCCAAAGTTAAGCTGGGAACAGATTAGGCAGATGCATACTTCAGGCATTGATTTCTATAATCATACATTTGATTCACATGGGTATGCTCCCATTGCTATTGAAGGAAAAACAAAGTTACGGCCAGCCCTGATGGGGCCATTAAATGATAAGAAGCATAATCATATTGAAAGTGAGGGAGACTTTAAACAACGAGTTCATCATGATTTGGCTGAGGCCGGTAACATACTGCGTGAAAAGCTGGGGAATGTGAATGATGTGTTGGCTTTTCCATATGGGGGATATACAGATTCTCTCCTGAGTGTGAGTAGGGAGCTTGGAATTCAAGTGACTTTCACCGTGAAAAAGGGAATCAATGGACCCGGACAACAGAACGGATATCGTGTTAATGCAGGTGGAATGTATAATATTCCAGAGATTTTGATACAGTATTTAAAAGAAGGCGCGAGTTCAAGGGGATCTAGTAAGATTGCCCATTCAGGTTCGGTGCTGGATAACAGCAGCATTAAGGACGGATAG
- a CDS encoding L,D-transpeptidase, translating into MPNYRIIVDLSDRRLYLLDSDIVVREFPVGIGTMLTQTPAGDYTIINKQVNPGGPYGAMWMGLSRPHYGIHGTNDPSSIGKLVSHGCIRMYNHDVLQLASLVPISTRVTIRP; encoded by the coding sequence ATGCCAAACTATCGAATTATTGTGGATCTTTCCGATCGTCGTCTGTACCTACTTGACTCAGATATCGTTGTCAGAGAATTTCCGGTTGGGATCGGTACTATGCTAACACAAACGCCTGCGGGTGATTATACAATCATTAACAAACAGGTCAACCCCGGTGGTCCCTATGGAGCAATGTGGATGGGCTTGTCTAGACCACACTATGGTATTCACGGCACGAATGACCCTTCTTCTATCGGCAAGCTAGTCTCACATGGATGCATACGCATGTACAATCATGATGTCCTTCAACTTGCTTCATTAGTTCCTATCAGCACACGTGTGACTATCCGTCCTTAA
- a CDS encoding metal ABC transporter ATP-binding protein → MILSSMRNVVFGYDDKPVIENASIDIAVGEFVGITGPNGAAKSTLLKLILGLLKPWSGTVTLNLDIIKGNKLSIGYIPQQVASFNSGFPSKVIELVRSGCYSKMGLFKKFGPEQEAIVERSLKQVGMWDYRNKRIGDLSGGQKQRICIARALAQEPNVLVLDEPTTGMDKESKVGFMQLLRHYVDSHQCTVIMVTHGLEEVEGYLDRIIHLERKEREGWQCLTTTSCSAHFGPEV, encoded by the coding sequence ATGATTTTATCTTCAATGCGCAACGTTGTATTCGGATATGATGATAAACCTGTCATTGAGAATGCTTCAATTGATATTGCAGTGGGTGAATTTGTTGGGATTACAGGACCTAATGGAGCGGCTAAGAGCACACTTTTAAAGCTAATCTTAGGACTACTTAAACCTTGGAGTGGCACTGTGACCCTGAATTTAGATATTATAAAGGGAAATAAATTGTCTATTGGATATATACCTCAGCAGGTAGCTTCGTTCAACAGTGGCTTTCCTAGTAAAGTGATTGAATTGGTTCGTTCCGGTTGTTATTCCAAGATGGGACTATTTAAAAAGTTCGGTCCAGAGCAGGAAGCGATTGTGGAACGTAGTCTCAAGCAAGTGGGAATGTGGGATTATCGTAACAAACGAATTGGTGATTTATCTGGAGGACAGAAGCAACGGATATGTATTGCCAGAGCATTGGCACAAGAGCCTAATGTGTTAGTGTTAGATGAGCCAACCACGGGGATGGACAAGGAGAGCAAAGTAGGATTCATGCAATTGTTACGGCATTATGTGGACTCTCATCAATGTACGGTCATTATGGTAACGCATGGTCTGGAAGAGGTAGAAGGCTATTTGGATCGGATTATTCACTTAGAACGCAAAGAACGGGAGGGATGGCAGTGTTTGACTACGACTTCATGCAGCGCGCATTTTGGGCCGGAGGTTTAA
- a CDS encoding metal ABC transporter permease — protein sequence MAVFDYDFMQRAFWAGGLIAIIAPILGVYLMLRRQVLMADTLSHVSLAGVALGALLHVNQTLAGFLTAVIGAIAIEQLRRNYRTYSEMPVAIMMTSGLALAVVLMSLQDNMSKSFSSYLFGSIVAVNETQLWFIAGVAIIGLLYFIVLRRPLYSMTFDEETAQIGGVRVNLLSFSFSVLTGMTVAASMPIVGVLLVSALMVLPAALALRIATGFTAVLFTAVGIGFVGIFSGLTASYYINTPPGGTIALLLLVFLLLGIFIQKLYIRIKRKNKAPSDILI from the coding sequence ATGGCAGTGTTTGACTACGACTTCATGCAGCGCGCATTTTGGGCCGGAGGTTTAATTGCTATTATTGCCCCAATCTTAGGTGTCTACTTGATGCTTCGACGTCAGGTTCTTATGGCAGACACACTGTCGCATGTATCTTTGGCAGGAGTTGCACTAGGAGCATTACTTCATGTGAATCAGACCTTGGCAGGATTTCTAACGGCGGTTATTGGGGCCATTGCCATCGAACAGTTGCGACGTAACTATCGGACTTATAGCGAGATGCCTGTAGCTATTATGATGACCTCAGGGCTTGCGCTGGCCGTTGTATTAATGAGTTTACAAGATAATATGAGTAAAAGCTTCAGTTCTTATTTATTTGGTTCCATTGTAGCTGTGAATGAAACACAGCTGTGGTTCATCGCAGGTGTAGCCATCATCGGTCTTTTATATTTTATTGTGCTACGAAGACCGTTATATAGCATGACTTTTGATGAGGAGACTGCTCAAATCGGGGGCGTACGTGTGAATCTACTATCGTTCTCTTTCTCGGTCTTAACGGGTATGACGGTTGCTGCGTCTATGCCAATTGTAGGTGTACTACTAGTATCCGCACTTATGGTGCTGCCTGCGGCATTAGCTTTACGTATTGCTACAGGATTTACAGCAGTGTTGTTCACAGCGGTAGGCATTGGATTTGTTGGTATTTTCAGTGGACTTACAGCATCCTATTATATCAATACCCCTCCAGGTGGAACGATTGCTTTACTATTGCTGGTATTTCTTCTCTTAGGCATCTTTATTCAAAAGTTATACATTCGTATAAAGAGAAAAAATAAAGCTCCTTCAGATATTTTAATATGA
- a CDS encoding HD domain-containing phosphohydrolase codes for MMNIKQAHDDKDQSIRAVRERFYKAFLMKLIFNYILGSIMAAMVMGSVMMITTLESSSVEIKRLILILLFSLVVMMTAEITVFFRHIRPIRRGLLHESTDISIMEKAYIQTHCLPKLSVYRILGPHLVGVSVPAILLASWMVHEKLLHFPYYYISLAVIGAFLVASMHAMVEFFLTTVAIRPIVIEFRKQGINHCGVDFLAEGHSFSSIRLKFLFSAMLIGISPLILFSIAAQIRLGNMNSEIVKDYWVWAGLILFISIGFSYLGACLITQDVQRPIGQLYDAMDKVRKGELVQITNSYSDEFSKLVAGFNMMVKGLEEREKKNRDMLDSYFSTLAAALDARDAYTAGHSIRVTEYAVLIGTLAGMSNEDIGIIRRSALLHDIGKIGISDGVLLKEGRLTDDEFDHIKTHTTMGVNILAQIQPKEAMAPYLSGVRSHHERFDGKGYPDGLVGEGIPRLGRIIAVADAYDAMTSDRPYRRGMEYKQALSILEEGRGIQWDPTYAKLFVDHMREREQT; via the coding sequence ATGATGAATATCAAACAAGCCCATGATGATAAAGACCAGAGTATACGCGCTGTAAGAGAGAGGTTTTATAAGGCTTTTTTGATGAAGTTGATATTTAATTATATTCTAGGTTCGATTATGGCAGCCATGGTTATGGGAAGCGTAATGATGATTACGACATTGGAAAGTTCTTCAGTAGAGATTAAGCGACTAATTCTTATACTTTTGTTTTCTTTAGTCGTGATGATGACAGCAGAGATCACTGTTTTTTTTAGGCATATTCGTCCGATCCGCAGGGGCTTGCTTCATGAATCAACAGACATAAGTATTATGGAGAAGGCTTACATTCAGACTCACTGTCTTCCAAAACTTTCGGTATACCGTATTCTAGGTCCACATTTAGTGGGGGTGTCAGTACCAGCAATTTTGTTAGCAAGTTGGATGGTGCATGAGAAATTACTTCATTTTCCTTATTATTACATTAGTTTGGCTGTTATAGGTGCATTTTTGGTAGCTAGTATGCATGCTATGGTTGAGTTTTTCCTAACAACAGTAGCTATACGTCCGATCGTTATCGAGTTTAGGAAACAAGGGATAAATCACTGCGGTGTCGATTTCTTAGCTGAGGGACATTCTTTCTCTTCCATACGGCTTAAGTTCTTGTTTAGTGCCATGTTAATAGGAATATCTCCCTTAATATTATTCAGTATAGCCGCACAAATTCGGTTAGGAAATATGAACAGCGAAATAGTAAAGGATTACTGGGTATGGGCGGGACTTATTTTATTTATTAGTATTGGCTTTTCATATTTGGGTGCATGTTTGATTACACAAGATGTCCAGCGACCGATAGGACAGTTATATGATGCTATGGATAAGGTAAGGAAAGGTGAATTAGTACAAATAACCAATTCCTATTCGGATGAATTTTCTAAATTAGTCGCAGGTTTTAATATGATGGTTAAGGGGCTTGAGGAACGGGAGAAGAAAAATAGGGATATGTTAGATAGTTATTTCTCTACACTTGCCGCAGCATTAGATGCAAGAGATGCGTACACAGCGGGGCATTCAATTCGTGTTACAGAATATGCCGTGCTGATTGGTACTCTCGCTGGGATGTCCAATGAAGATATTGGGATCATCCGTAGATCGGCCTTACTACATGATATCGGTAAGATTGGTATTAGCGATGGTGTTCTGCTCAAGGAAGGTCGATTGACAGATGATGAATTTGATCATATCAAGACTCATACTACAATGGGAGTGAATATATTAGCGCAGATTCAGCCTAAGGAGGCGATGGCACCATATCTTTCAGGTGTAAGATCTCATCATGAACGTTTCGATGGCAAAGGATATCCAGACGGGCTGGTGGGGGAAGGAATTCCGAGATTAGGACGCATTATCGCTGTAGCAGATGCCTATGATGCTATGACCTCAGATCGCCCTTATCGTAGAGGGATGGAATATAAACAGGCGCTTTCTATCCTTGAAGAAGGAAGAGGTATCCAGTGGGATCCCACATATGCTAAATTATTTGTGGATCACATGAGGGAAAGAGAACAAACATAA
- a CDS encoding FAD:protein FMN transferase, protein MKNRTMTPLLLLLAFVISLTGCGNSKQSSAKVEPVSKSFYVFETIVQVKVFDSGTTEQNFTDIKEILDTIEIQMNPSNDKSEISDVNRNAGIQPVKVSDETFKVVSKALDYTERSKGGFNLAIGSLVSLWNIGHEGAHVPTADQIADAMKVIDYKNVTLDADKKEIYLSEKGMSIDLGAIAKGYAADKIVEYLQDKGFKSAIVDLGGNVFAMGKKPGDQLWTIGIQDPNESRGNPIGNIHVNNQTIVTSGIYERFFVEDGKHYHHLLDSKTGFPIDNNLSSLTILTDKSIDADGLSTSVYALGIEEGLKFIENLEHTEALFITKDKKIYASSGFQELLEMTNDEYTLITGNEK, encoded by the coding sequence ATGAAAAACCGAACAATGACACCACTACTACTATTGCTAGCTTTTGTCATCAGTTTAACGGGTTGCGGAAACTCGAAACAATCCTCTGCAAAAGTCGAGCCCGTATCTAAATCATTTTATGTTTTTGAGACTATTGTTCAAGTGAAGGTGTTCGATAGCGGAACTACGGAACAGAACTTTACGGATATCAAAGAAATTCTAGATACCATTGAGATTCAAATGAATCCAAGTAATGACAAGAGTGAAATTTCCGACGTCAATAGAAATGCGGGAATACAGCCTGTGAAGGTGTCAGATGAAACTTTCAAGGTCGTCTCCAAAGCACTGGACTATACAGAACGCTCCAAAGGGGGCTTCAACTTGGCTATTGGTTCTCTTGTCTCACTGTGGAATATTGGTCATGAGGGCGCGCATGTTCCTACAGCGGACCAGATCGCAGATGCGATGAAAGTTATTGATTATAAGAACGTTACCCTCGATGCTGACAAGAAAGAAATTTACCTAAGTGAAAAGGGAATGTCTATTGATCTAGGCGCAATCGCTAAAGGCTATGCGGCGGATAAGATTGTGGAATATTTACAAGACAAAGGGTTCAAGAGCGCCATCGTTGATCTTGGTGGAAATGTATTTGCAATGGGCAAGAAGCCTGGCGATCAGCTCTGGACGATTGGAATTCAAGATCCTAACGAATCACGTGGAAATCCTATCGGCAATATTCATGTGAATAACCAGACAATTGTAACTTCTGGCATTTATGAACGGTTCTTTGTAGAGGACGGGAAGCATTACCATCACCTTCTTGATTCGAAGACAGGATTCCCCATCGATAATAACCTGAGTAGCTTAACCATACTCACAGATAAATCCATTGATGCTGATGGGTTGTCCACCAGTGTCTACGCCTTAGGCATTGAAGAAGGCTTGAAATTCATTGAGAATTTAGAACACACAGAAGCGCTCTTCATCACTAAGGATAAGAAGATCTATGCTTCCTCAGGCTTTCAGGAACTACTTGAGATGACCAATGATGAATACACATTAATCACGGGCAATGAGAAATAG
- a CDS encoding NusG domain II-containing protein, whose amino-acid sequence MKRGDLLIITIVVAVALFFLVPRWLPENDSEKSHIPLTADITVDGEFYKTVTLTKEEQNYDIKTARGHNILKVHDYGVEMYDADCPDQVCLSFGFITKSKQSIICLPHRVMVEINGIQDVGDEPDAVVQ is encoded by the coding sequence ATGAAACGCGGAGATTTACTTATCATTACAATAGTTGTTGCAGTGGCCCTGTTTTTCTTAGTTCCTAGGTGGCTTCCTGAAAATGATAGTGAAAAAAGTCACATTCCTCTTACGGCAGACATCACGGTGGATGGAGAGTTTTATAAGACCGTAACGTTGACAAAGGAAGAACAAAATTATGACATCAAAACGGCACGAGGCCACAACATTCTGAAAGTGCATGACTACGGAGTCGAAATGTATGATGCAGACTGTCCAGACCAAGTGTGTCTGTCGTTTGGATTTATTACCAAGTCTAAGCAGAGCATCATCTGTCTGCCGCATAGAGTTATGGTTGAAATTAATGGGATACAAGACGTAGGAGATGAACCTGATGCCGTTGTCCAATGA
- a CDS encoding Gx transporter family protein, whose product MPLSNEESTLALKKTVIIAIFAAVAVVLSIVESIIPINIQLPGAKLGLANIMILTCLYFLRGRDALLLVIMKTVVTAFIFGTFSSLLFSLLGSLFSFIVMFALMKLGRKQISLIGISIIGGVAHNFGQITAASIVFRTANIYYYMPLLLLTGLVTGILVGIAVQYLIPSLSKLSLFEDLQTNP is encoded by the coding sequence ATGCCGTTGTCCAATGAGGAATCCACGTTAGCTTTGAAAAAAACAGTAATTATTGCCATCTTTGCTGCTGTTGCGGTTGTACTAAGTATAGTAGAGTCTATTATTCCTATTAACATACAGCTGCCAGGAGCGAAGTTAGGGCTTGCTAATATTATGATTCTCACCTGTTTATATTTCTTGCGGGGACGAGATGCTCTCTTACTTGTCATTATGAAGACCGTGGTGACCGCCTTTATTTTCGGAACTTTCTCTAGCTTACTGTTTAGTTTACTAGGATCCCTTTTTAGCTTTATTGTCATGTTCGCATTGATGAAATTGGGACGTAAACAAATCAGTCTTATTGGGATCAGTATTATAGGTGGGGTTGCCCATAATTTTGGGCAAATCACAGCAGCTTCGATCGTATTTCGAACGGCTAATATCTATTACTATATGCCGCTGCTGCTATTAACTGGTTTAGTGACAGGGATTCTAGTTGGAATCGCAGTTCAGTATTTAATACCTTCCTTATCTAAGCTGTCTTTGTTCGAAGATCTTCAGACCAATCCTTGA
- a CDS encoding ATP-binding cassette domain-containing protein, protein MLSHQTGVEEEIETGCVQSQRDPAVQFTGVSSGYGKDRPVLEDISLSIPQGQWVTLVGANGCGKSTLVKLINGLLPMTDGQISVEGMALIPATIGDIRKKVGMVFQNPDNQFIGATVEEDIVFGLEGQCLSIEEMEKRLASYAIKLGITELLHKHPSELSGGQKQRVAIASILAMEPEVVILDEASSMLDERTRNELTTIVSEMHQSGQYTILSITHDAEEIAASERVLALHEGKLIADISPAELFQNDELLQKCHLIAPFAVRLRNELHRRGIDLLDLGCDKELWEEIWPLHLMK, encoded by the coding sequence ATGTTATCGCATCAAACAGGGGTGGAGGAAGAGATTGAAACCGGATGTGTCCAGAGTCAACGAGATCCAGCTGTTCAATTCACGGGTGTCAGCTCAGGCTATGGGAAAGATCGCCCTGTGCTGGAGGATATCTCGCTTAGTATCCCTCAAGGGCAATGGGTGACATTAGTTGGAGCCAATGGCTGTGGGAAATCAACGCTAGTGAAGCTCATTAATGGACTGCTTCCTATGACCGATGGACAGATTTCAGTAGAGGGTATGGCGCTTATCCCAGCAACAATAGGAGATATACGGAAGAAGGTTGGGATGGTTTTCCAGAATCCTGACAACCAATTTATCGGCGCCACGGTGGAAGAGGATATTGTATTTGGCCTTGAAGGTCAGTGTCTTTCCATAGAAGAGATGGAGAAACGACTTGCCTCCTATGCGATTAAGCTGGGCATCACCGAGCTGTTACACAAGCATCCTAGTGAGCTATCCGGAGGACAGAAACAGAGGGTAGCCATTGCATCCATTCTAGCCATGGAGCCTGAAGTTGTGATTCTGGATGAAGCCTCTTCTATGCTGGATGAGAGGACGAGAAATGAATTAACTACGATTGTATCTGAAATGCATCAGAGTGGACAATACACCATCCTATCGATTACTCATGATGCAGAGGAGATAGCTGCTTCAGAGCGAGTACTGGCACTGCATGAAGGGAAGTTAATTGCTGATATATCACCAGCAGAACTATTTCAGAATGATGAGCTATTACAAAAATGCCATTTGATAGCACCTTTTGCGGTAAGGCTAAGGAATGAGCTGCACAGGCGAGGGATAGACTTGCTTGATCTTGGTTGCGACAAGGAACTCTGGGAGGAAATATGGCCATTACATTTAATGAAGTAA